A DNA window from Methanosarcinales archaeon contains the following coding sequences:
- a CDS encoding ABC transporter permease yields MALRQLRTKKVRTLLILLGISVGVAAVVGVTSLGEGIRVNAVDEIQQSHDLTLIEVSPGLSSENIILITESKVRAIRESGYAVAPYVKDAYVTQNKTYFEVNGISAEYMDANNLKLEDGMWFEEGTYQIVLGSDIGEKFSKIEGTEIGNAIDARIRLYGEEGRAVDKDIAFMIIGRLAPTGTKADDQAFIDINMAKKLSEKDVYDGIMVKVDTSSQAPAARAEIERLDLTCFSAQDEIDSINRIMNGVTLVLGFFSGISLIVGGVMIINTMIVSVYERTREIGITKSIGASEFDIIKMFLSECIIIGILGGILGDMVGVVFSFLIDRVGKPMLITQLGIGEFDHLTVINMEILMAGFLISLIISVLSGLYPAWRATKLDPVKALRQL; encoded by the coding sequence ATGGCATTGAGGCAGCTGCGTACCAAGAAGGTCAGGACATTGTTGATCTTGCTGGGGATATCAGTAGGTGTAGCCGCCGTGGTCGGAGTGACATCCCTGGGAGAGGGGATACGTGTCAATGCAGTTGATGAGATCCAACAATCCCATGACCTGACCTTAATAGAGGTCTCCCCGGGACTCAGCAGTGAAAACATTATCCTGATAACAGAATCAAAAGTCCGGGCGATTAGAGAATCCGGATATGCAGTCGCACCCTATGTTAAGGATGCATATGTGACACAGAATAAGACATACTTCGAGGTAAACGGCATTTCAGCGGAATACATGGATGCTAACAACCTCAAACTTGAAGACGGTATGTGGTTTGAGGAAGGAACATATCAGATCGTGCTGGGAAGCGATATCGGGGAGAAATTCAGTAAGATTGAGGGGACAGAGATCGGAAACGCCATAGATGCCAGGATAAGGTTGTACGGAGAAGAAGGCAGGGCGGTAGATAAGGATATAGCCTTCATGATAATTGGCAGGCTGGCACCTACCGGGACAAAAGCCGATGATCAGGCATTCATTGATATTAATATGGCAAAAAAGCTATCCGAGAAGGATGTATATGACGGCATTATGGTCAAGGTAGATACATCCAGCCAGGCGCCTGCTGCAAGAGCTGAGATTGAGAGGCTTGATCTGACCTGTTTCAGTGCCCAGGATGAAATAGATTCAATTAACAGAATCATGAATGGTGTGACACTCGTACTCGGCTTCTTCTCTGGAATATCTTTGATCGTAGGCGGAGTTATGATCATCAACACGATGATCGTCTCGGTGTACGAGCGGACCCGCGAGATAGGTATTACAAAATCAATCGGAGCTTCAGAATTTGACATCATCAAGATGTTTCTATCAGAATGCATCATCATAGGCATCCTGGGCGGTATATTGGGCGATATGGTGGGAGTTGTCTTCTCTTTTCTGATAGACAGAGTGGGCAAACCCATGCTAATTACCCAGCTGGGAATAGGGGAATTTGACCACTTGACTGTAATAAATATGGAAATACTGATGGCCGGATTCTTGATATCACTGATCATCTCAGTCCTTTCTGGTTTATATCCGGCATGGAGGGCTACAAAGCTGGATCCTGTGAAGGCGTTACGGCAGCTGTAG
- a CDS encoding DUF3344 domain-containing protein — MRQTMSTKSCIILLSLLIIVVFPASASYAGDKPLTTVYHDVHRGGVEFTLGNSKYSGEMNSNDTYMVDFEVAVPANASIKFARAYTYWVWSKKGLEGIFPLINASVMHHGVVSPFSPVLRYTDTKGFAARYDFFSGTDAYDLSDLIHENGTYSISLRNSADDGRTLCLQGIGLLIIYEYQDEPVIEYWVNEGCDMIYAEHGITPKMATTTTYFKGEVDAEKVSRAYMITVSPSGGLTQGAKQTRNTIYFNEKAEVTPILGDIIRILFGSGKVWNDMYMTGESVQIALDERDVTNYLKTRDNFVSIQDSGDYMLVTNAIMVLEFEEEGEANAKKTSGFELLAGILAMIFAYAAGKR; from the coding sequence ATGAGGCAAACAATGTCAACGAAATCGTGTATAATTTTACTTAGTCTCCTGATAATAGTGGTTTTTCCGGCATCGGCATCATATGCTGGTGACAAGCCGCTGACAACTGTTTATCATGATGTGCACCGGGGGGGTGTCGAATTCACTCTCGGCAACAGCAAATACAGCGGAGAGATGAATTCCAATGATACCTACATGGTTGACTTCGAAGTGGCTGTTCCGGCAAATGCAAGTATAAAATTTGCACGGGCATATACCTACTGGGTATGGAGCAAAAAAGGTCTGGAAGGTATATTTCCACTGATCAATGCATCAGTTATGCATCATGGGGTTGTCAGCCCGTTTTCACCTGTTCTGCGATATACCGATACCAAAGGATTTGCAGCCAGATACGATTTCTTTTCAGGTACAGATGCCTATGATCTTAGCGACCTGATACATGAAAATGGCACTTATTCGATATCATTAAGGAATTCGGCAGATGACGGGCGGACATTATGTTTACAGGGAATCGGATTGCTCATTATCTATGAATATCAGGATGAACCGGTTATCGAATACTGGGTTAATGAAGGGTGTGATATGATCTATGCTGAACATGGGATCACTCCGAAAATGGCTACAACCACCACATATTTCAAAGGTGAAGTAGACGCAGAAAAGGTGAGCCGGGCATACATGATAACCGTATCTCCTTCTGGGGGGTTAACCCAGGGTGCAAAACAGACTCGTAACACGATTTATTTCAATGAGAAAGCAGAAGTTACGCCCATTCTGGGAGATATTATAAGGATATTATTCGGCAGCGGAAAAGTGTGGAACGATATGTACATGACAGGTGAATCAGTCCAGATCGCTCTGGACGAGCGGGACGTCACAAATTATCTGAAAACCAGGGATAATTTTGTCAGCATACAGGACAGTGGCGATTACATGCTGGTGACAAATGCTATCATGGTACTGGAGTTTGAAGAGGAGGGAGAAGCGAATGCGAAAAAAACCTCAGGCTTTGAACTGCTTGCCGGGATTCTTGCAATGATCTTTGCTTATGCAGCAGGTAAAAGGTGA
- a CDS encoding DUF3344 domain-containing protein produces the protein MKKIIILLLLLLLFLFIPPVQAIYSYDGIPFRIASQGTVNGGVYIDGGHGLEFPPYSQEFDVPDGSIRWARLYVGIWGGKEEYDGWVQVDINGKSTDTVQLMGINDESTNVYCSGHGVYWVYYDVTDIVVNGENTVIIETSQGEPGNKLDGRVYGAVLAAVYVDKNAPEIAYKIYDGNVNLHGGGWSGKQENMNYETSVFFNDMQDQNGLDGADLTVVYLAGSKGLPDFLQFNGKQLGTTPQYLLDMGYHIGVTDIANEAIGDACSGSGNRSSYFDIEFFDVLEYTRADNVLTFLSGRDLDGDGEIEEDEGEDYLHPVITSLVVKRKTPANPMPDLSIEVEMDENSLIEEYDVEIPVVMGNPGGLHEGIFKIKLNVDGSETSANDAYMDASGVSRSTINWHATAGVHLLEIIVDPEDAVQESDENNNIYEAEVYVNTRSDLSVSIGNPVRIETENRPAEASSLLLIFLVIGCFRRKKAFLMAVLLIAVCFSGCTGPDTEHKQMDYHVPLVIKNSGEASAQQFDVNLYLDEERIAALQIQELVGSSSVEEELMVTVGEGEHILKAIADEKNYVIESDEANNVNEIVYNFT, from the coding sequence ATGAAGAAGATTATAATATTATTATTATTATTACTACTGTTCTTGTTTATTCCGCCAGTCCAGGCAATCTATTCATACGACGGCATACCGTTTAGGATCGCTTCCCAGGGCACGGTTAATGGTGGGGTATATATTGACGGCGGCCATGGCCTGGAATTTCCACCTTACTCCCAGGAATTTGATGTGCCTGATGGTTCTATCAGATGGGCACGCCTGTATGTCGGCATCTGGGGCGGCAAGGAAGAGTATGATGGGTGGGTCCAGGTTGACATAAACGGCAAAAGTACGGATACAGTACAGCTGATGGGTATTAATGATGAAAGTACAAATGTGTACTGTTCAGGCCATGGGGTTTACTGGGTATACTATGATGTAACTGATATTGTGGTAAACGGCGAGAACACGGTGATTATTGAAACAAGCCAGGGAGAACCCGGCAATAAGCTTGACGGCAGGGTGTACGGCGCCGTGCTCGCCGCAGTCTATGTAGACAAGAATGCACCCGAGATCGCCTACAAGATCTATGACGGGAATGTGAATCTCCATGGTGGGGGATGGAGCGGAAAGCAGGAGAATATGAATTATGAGACTTCCGTATTTTTCAATGATATGCAGGACCAAAACGGTCTGGACGGAGCAGATCTCACGGTGGTGTATCTGGCAGGTTCAAAGGGCCTGCCGGATTTTCTGCAATTTAATGGAAAACAGCTCGGGACCACACCTCAATATCTTCTGGATATGGGATACCATATCGGAGTCACAGATATTGCCAATGAGGCGATTGGTGATGCATGTTCTGGTTCTGGCAACCGGAGCAGTTACTTTGATATAGAGTTCTTCGATGTACTTGAATATACACGTGCAGACAATGTCCTTACCTTCCTATCAGGACGTGACCTGGATGGAGATGGAGAGATCGAAGAAGATGAAGGTGAAGACTATCTACATCCGGTCATCACATCACTTGTAGTAAAGCGGAAGACTCCTGCAAATCCCATGCCTGATTTATCGATAGAAGTTGAAATGGATGAAAACAGTCTTATTGAGGAATATGATGTTGAGATCCCGGTGGTGATGGGTAATCCGGGTGGATTGCATGAAGGGATTTTCAAGATTAAGTTAAATGTTGACGGCAGTGAGACTTCGGCGAACGATGCCTATATGGATGCCAGTGGTGTTAGCAGATCAACGATTAACTGGCATGCTACGGCAGGAGTCCATCTTCTGGAAATAATAGTGGATCCGGAAGATGCAGTACAGGAGTCCGATGAAAATAACAATATCTATGAGGCAGAAGTATATGTTAATACAAGATCCGACCTGTCGGTTTCCATAGGAAATCCGGTGAGAATTGAAACTGAAAACAGACCGGCTGAAGCATCATCGCTGTTATTGATATTTCTGGTTATTGGATGTTTCAGAAGAAAAAAAGCCTTCTTGATGGCAGTTCTTCTTATAGCTGTATGTTTTAGCGGGTGTACAGGGCCCGATACCGAACACAAACAAATGGACTATCACGTTCCTTTGGTCATTAAGAATAGTGGTGAGGCATCAGCCCAACAATTTGATGTCAACCTGTATCTTGATGAAGAGAGGATTGCAGCACTGCAGATTCAGGAGCTGGTCGGGAGTTCTTCAGTGGAAGAGGAACTGATGGTAACAGTTGGGGAGGGGGAGCATATTCTCAAAGCAATAGCCGACGAGAAGAACTATGTAATTGAATCAGATGAGGCAAACAATGTCAACGAAATCGTGTATAATTTTACTTAG
- a CDS encoding DUF3344 domain-containing protein yields the protein MSIPMTSAGEWRGQGTPLYVIAEGQVHGGVYVGGGHGLTYEDPYVEYFDLPRDIEYARLYIPMWNYNENDWIEVSINGDSLGKKNIPDYVAAWGVADYVYTVTDTIRPGMNKISVTYHNTNGAPYCIVLAAVYKDPAMPQTRYWIAEGNNVLSHVSKKDSADVIFKGQVPEEVTNATLWTMMIAGNEGEVDRLYFNSHLVGEDVGRRKSGAYFDLDRWDVRKFLITADNTVRFERGKEEYLHPFNAVLAVEYQQDMGDDFLEMYTQADPTKSSIPIPVIIILAACILFFTYRFMRKK from the coding sequence ATGTCGATTCCCATGACCTCGGCCGGTGAATGGAGGGGTCAGGGAACGCCTCTGTATGTGATAGCTGAAGGTCAGGTCCATGGAGGTGTGTATGTGGGTGGTGGTCATGGTTTGACATATGAGGACCCTTATGTGGAATACTTCGATCTGCCCCGGGATATTGAATACGCCCGCCTCTATATACCTATGTGGAACTACAACGAAAATGACTGGATCGAGGTCAGTATCAACGGAGATAGCCTGGGGAAAAAGAACATACCCGACTATGTAGCTGCATGGGGGGTTGCGGACTATGTTTATACTGTTACCGATACAATTAGGCCGGGAATGAATAAAATTTCAGTTACCTATCATAATACAAACGGTGCACCATACTGCATTGTGCTGGCAGCGGTGTATAAAGACCCTGCAATGCCGCAAACACGGTACTGGATTGCAGAGGGAAATAATGTCCTGTCCCACGTATCTAAAAAGGACAGCGCAGATGTGATATTCAAAGGCCAGGTACCTGAAGAGGTGACCAATGCCACCCTGTGGACCATGATGATCGCAGGAAACGAAGGCGAAGTTGACAGGTTATATTTCAATTCCCACCTAGTGGGTGAAGATGTAGGGAGGAGAAAATCCGGAGCATATTTTGACCTGGACAGATGGGATGTCAGGAAATTCCTTATCACTGCTGACAACACGGTTCGGTTTGAGCGGGGAAAAGAGGAATACCTCCATCCTTTCAATGCAGTGCTGGCTGTAGAATACCAGCAGGATATGGGAGACGATTTCCTTGAAATGTACACCCAGGCTGACCCTACAAAGAGCAGCATACCCATACCTGTTATTATAATTCTGGCAGCTTGCATCCTTTTTTTTACCTATAGGTTTATGAGGAAAAAATGA
- a CDS encoding ABC transporter ATP-binding protein, protein MWMVETRELSKSYLFSSGNRVVALSGVNLTVDSGEFVSIMGPSGSGKSTLLNIVGCLDKPTAGNVYINEEKIDYGKAGHLVQLHRQTIGFIFQGFNLISTMNALENVWYPMYFNKVPKLERKQRAEELLESVGLIDRALHLPSELSGGEQQRVAIARALANHPRLILADEPTGNIDSRTGRMIIDLMKKLNKEQGITFIVTTHDMVMANNADRVITITDGEIVD, encoded by the coding sequence ATGTGGATGGTTGAAACACGGGAGTTGTCAAAGTCCTACCTTTTTAGCTCAGGGAACCGGGTGGTGGCGCTCAGTGGTGTGAACCTGACAGTTGACAGCGGCGAGTTTGTTTCAATAATGGGGCCATCCGGTTCAGGGAAATCTACACTGCTCAATATAGTAGGATGTCTGGACAAACCAACTGCCGGAAATGTCTATATAAATGAGGAGAAGATCGACTACGGAAAAGCTGGCCATCTCGTACAACTGCACAGGCAGACAATAGGGTTCATCTTCCAGGGATTTAACCTCATTTCGACAATGAATGCCCTGGAGAATGTTTGGTATCCCATGTATTTCAACAAGGTTCCGAAGTTGGAGCGTAAGCAGAGGGCAGAAGAACTGTTAGAATCGGTGGGATTAATAGACAGGGCACTTCATCTGCCCTCTGAACTATCCGGGGGTGAGCAGCAGCGTGTGGCCATAGCCCGGGCACTTGCAAACCATCCCAGGCTTATCCTGGCAGATGAACCTACCGGCAACATCGACTCCAGGACCGGAAGAATGATAATTGACCTCATGAAGAAGCTGAATAAAGAACAAGGGATCACATTCATAGTCACAACCCACGACATGGTAATGGCCAACAATGCCGACAGGGTGATAACAATAACGGACGGTGAAATTGTTGATTGA